In the Rhodospirillaceae bacterium genome, one interval contains:
- a CDS encoding pitrilysin family protein: MRLFGVFGNSVASAVASAVVFAAAFVLPAFDRPAQADVFGAETFMLGNGMQVVVIPNHRVPIVSHMVWYKVGSADEEPGKAGIAHFLEHLMFKGTPTYPAGEITDLVARNGGQQNAFTSYDYTAYYQNIAVDRLPMMMELEADRMRNLILSEEDVRVERDVVLEERRMRVDSRPASILSERLDAALWVTNRYGTPVIGWEEEIQALNREDAFDFYHRWYAPKNAILVVAGDITLKELRPLAERTYGKIEPVDSVTSRERSTFLPQSADVRVTMEDERVRQPRWQRTYVAPSVNVGNREQTYALQVASEILGGGSTSRLYQSLVVGQAVAASAGAFYMDDMVSWGRFVLSISPSPGVEVTDLEAAIDAALADIVTNGFTEDEVERAKTRLQAEVIYAKDSPTGAAQTVGSLLAVGLTLEEIEAWPERVADITLTQVNEAIRDLLSESPTGTGILLPKGDV; encoded by the coding sequence ATGCGTTTATTCGGTGTATTTGGCAATTCGGTTGCGAGTGCGGTTGCGAGTGCAGTTGTTTTTGCCGCTGCGTTTGTTCTCCCGGCCTTTGATCGGCCCGCTCAGGCGGATGTGTTTGGTGCTGAAACCTTCATGCTCGGGAACGGCATGCAGGTGGTGGTGATTCCCAATCACCGGGTGCCCATTGTCAGCCATATGGTCTGGTACAAAGTCGGCTCTGCCGACGAAGAACCGGGCAAAGCGGGTATCGCCCATTTTCTTGAGCATCTGATGTTTAAAGGGACACCGACATACCCCGCGGGTGAGATCACCGATTTGGTCGCGCGCAACGGGGGGCAGCAAAACGCCTTCACGTCCTACGACTATACGGCCTACTACCAAAACATCGCCGTTGACCGCCTGCCCATGATGATGGAGCTGGAAGCGGACCGCATGCGCAATCTGATTCTCAGCGAGGAAGATGTGCGGGTCGAACGCGACGTGGTTCTCGAAGAGCGCCGCATGCGGGTGGATAGCCGTCCGGCATCCATCTTGTCAGAGCGCCTCGATGCGGCCCTGTGGGTGACCAACCGCTACGGTACGCCGGTCATCGGCTGGGAAGAAGAAATCCAAGCGCTCAATCGTGAAGACGCGTTTGATTTTTACCATCGCTGGTATGCCCCTAAGAATGCGATTCTTGTTGTCGCCGGGGATATCACACTCAAAGAGCTTCGCCCCTTGGCAGAACGCACCTATGGCAAAATCGAACCCGTCGACTCCGTCACCAGCCGTGAGCGCTCGACCTTCTTGCCGCAATCAGCGGATGTGCGCGTCACCATGGAAGATGAGCGTGTGCGTCAACCGCGTTGGCAACGCACCTATGTTGCACCCAGCGTGAATGTGGGGAACCGAGAGCAAACCTATGCCCTGCAAGTGGCCAGCGAAATTCTCGGTGGCGGCTCAACCAGCCGCTTGTATCAGTCGCTGGTGGTGGGCCAGGCTGTCGCTGCGTCGGCAGGCGCGTTCTACATGGACGACATGGTGAGTTGGGGACGTTTTGTATTGTCCATCTCACCAAGCCCCGGGGTCGAAGTTACAGACCTCGAAGCGGCCATTGATGCTGCGTTAGCGGATATTGTGACCAACGGTTTTACAGAAGATGAAGTGGAGCGCGCCAAGACCCGTCTTCAGGCCGAAGTGATCTACGCCAAAGACTCGCCCACCGGCGCGGCCCAAACGGTTGGTTCGCTTCTCGCAGTAGGCTTGACCCTCGAGGAAATTGAAGCCTGGCCAGAGCGTGTTGCGGACATCACGCTCACGCAGGTGAATGAAGCGATCCGAGACTTGTTGTCTGAGTCGCCCACTGGCACCGGCATCTTGCTGCCAAAGGGAGATGTCTGA
- a CDS encoding SDR family oxidoreductase — protein MPQRFFLTVMILLAFASQPSTASAERVLVFGGTGMIGYEIVKALKAQGSDVTVLVRPTSKVEDLDKIGVPYVVGDVLEPDTLHTVFKENSYDTVISSIARSASFGSAQTGVTIHKTGNNNITAAALLGGASHVILMGTVGAGDSSATLGDRQRTSFKQIYDDKTAAEDFLRASGLTYTIVRTGIILTDTQTGTVEFTEDRGVRHGANIFDIATLTAGCVGNADCVDKTFHTHDPALPPMSTEDMMKAFEGLQAFENLRRPK, from the coding sequence ATGCCTCAACGCTTCTTTTTAACAGTGATGATTCTTCTTGCCTTTGCAAGTCAACCCTCGACCGCCAGTGCCGAGCGCGTGCTGGTGTTTGGCGGCACCGGCATGATTGGCTATGAGATTGTCAAAGCCCTGAAGGCCCAAGGCAGCGACGTGACCGTTTTGGTGCGACCCACGTCTAAGGTGGAGGACCTGGATAAGATCGGCGTGCCTTATGTGGTGGGCGATGTGCTTGAGCCTGACACCCTGCACACCGTGTTCAAAGAAAACTCATATGACACCGTGATCAGTTCGATTGCGCGCTCCGCGTCCTTCGGGTCAGCCCAAACCGGAGTCACAATTCACAAGACAGGCAACAACAACATCACCGCTGCGGCACTGCTGGGCGGCGCATCGCATGTGATTCTTATGGGCACGGTCGGCGCGGGCGACAGCAGCGCAACGTTGGGCGATCGCCAACGTACCTCGTTCAAACAAATCTACGATGACAAAACAGCGGCGGAAGATTTTCTGCGGGCCAGTGGACTGACCTACACCATTGTTAGAACCGGAATCATTTTAACAGACACGCAGACCGGCACCGTTGAGTTTACCGAAGACCGTGGTGTGCGCCACGGCGCAAATATTTTTGATATCGCCACGCTCACGGCAGGGTGCGTCGGCAATGCAGACTGCGTCGACAAAACGTTTCACACCCACGACCCGGCCCTCCCGCCGATGTCCACCGAGGATATGATGAAAGCCTTTGAAGGTTTGCAGGCGTTTGAAAACCTCAGACGGCCAAAGTGA
- a CDS encoding alpha/beta hydrolase, with protein sequence MDLPVFKTVGEILEYCWARRRIALTYAVIPMGLTVIANLAVWLMGIDLTVIGSPAFYALNIFGALVFMPFTVTWYRMVILGEQTLSQRQLFSFTGLETKFLFWQVVIVLIVLSVGGGGGFLIGALVEAATAEDAAMAQALASLLMAAWAVAIVSATCRLSLVLAMAATDRPVSLGEAWNRTTGLGLRMGAIFILSFLAAILLMMPLQLIALVLASVFSVVSEGVAESAGVVFGTVAGAFGSLMVLLFPTTLFAFVYNRIAQSMTGTGTATSGEAGGRTGDTSGGFISSLMGAEDTSTARGFEGPGRNTPVPDTANEQTTEEDVAATLTRLYAFMDDKPSDTAEDMRALVDGFFSRFEMPSDATIEDVDAGGVPARWVTVAGTDEDRVVLLLHGGGFSAGSLTSHQRLAADLSMACGARVLMADYRLAPENPFPDGLDDCVTVYRWLLKEGFKPGRIAIAGDSAGGGLAISTALTLKERNIDQPAALVALSPWVNLSCDGETMDSKAKDDPITTQERLLRAAKDYLNGYDPRDTMISPIYGDLRGLPPLLIQVGSREVLLDDSRKLAVRAKADDVKVTLEEWPGMFHVWHMMADWITDGRRAIGGIGTFVRRHMG encoded by the coding sequence ATGGACTTACCGGTGTTTAAAACCGTTGGCGAAATATTGGAGTATTGCTGGGCGCGGCGGCGTATCGCCTTGACCTATGCCGTTATTCCCATGGGTCTCACCGTAATCGCGAATCTGGCCGTCTGGTTGATGGGGATTGATCTCACGGTGATCGGCAGTCCGGCCTTTTATGCGCTGAACATCTTTGGCGCGTTGGTTTTCATGCCCTTCACCGTGACCTGGTACCGCATGGTGATTTTGGGCGAGCAAACCCTGAGCCAGCGGCAGCTGTTTTCGTTCACCGGCCTTGAGACCAAATTTTTATTCTGGCAGGTCGTTATTGTTTTGATTGTCTTGTCTGTCGGCGGTGGCGGTGGGTTTCTCATTGGTGCGCTGGTGGAAGCTGCCACCGCTGAGGATGCGGCGATGGCCCAGGCCCTGGCCTCATTGCTGATGGCGGCGTGGGCCGTCGCCATAGTCTCTGCCACCTGCCGTTTGTCTTTGGTGCTGGCCATGGCCGCAACAGACAGACCTGTTTCGCTTGGTGAAGCGTGGAACAGAACCACGGGCCTCGGACTGCGTATGGGGGCGATTTTTATCCTCAGTTTTCTCGCGGCCATTCTCTTGATGATGCCGCTGCAATTGATTGCCCTCGTTTTAGCCTCGGTCTTTAGCGTGGTCTCTGAGGGCGTTGCGGAAAGTGCCGGCGTTGTGTTTGGCACCGTGGCCGGAGCCTTTGGTAGCCTGATGGTCCTACTCTTTCCAACCACACTTTTCGCCTTTGTGTACAATCGCATTGCACAAAGCATGACCGGAACAGGGACTGCGACCAGTGGAGAAGCAGGTGGCAGGACAGGTGATACATCGGGCGGCTTCATCAGCAGCTTGATGGGTGCAGAGGACACCTCAACTGCGCGTGGGTTTGAGGGGCCAGGAAGGAATACGCCTGTTCCAGACACCGCCAATGAACAAACAACGGAGGAAGACGTTGCAGCAACACTGACGCGCCTTTACGCCTTTATGGATGATAAACCCTCAGATACAGCCGAAGACATGCGTGCGCTTGTGGATGGGTTTTTCAGCAGATTTGAAATGCCAAGCGACGCCACCATTGAAGATGTTGATGCGGGCGGCGTGCCAGCGCGCTGGGTCACCGTTGCGGGCACGGACGAGGACCGCGTTGTGTTGCTGCTGCACGGTGGCGGCTTCAGCGCTGGCAGTCTGACCTCACACCAACGCCTTGCCGCTGATCTGAGCATGGCCTGCGGCGCGCGCGTGCTGATGGCTGATTATCGGCTGGCACCGGAAAACCCTTTTCCAGATGGACTGGACGATTGCGTTACCGTTTACCGGTGGCTTTTGAAAGAAGGCTTTAAACCGGGCCGCATTGCCATAGCTGGCGATTCCGCTGGCGGCGGCCTCGCGATCTCGACGGCATTGACGCTGAAAGAACGCAACATTGATCAGCCGGCAGCGCTGGTGGCGCTATCGCCCTGGGTCAACTTGTCCTGCGACGGCGAGACCATGGACAGCAAAGCCAAGGATGATCCCATTACCACACAAGAACGTCTGCTGCGCGCGGCGAAGGATTATTTGAACGGCTACGATCCAAGAGACACCATGATCTCGCCGATCTATGGGGACCTGCGGGGCCTGCCGCCGTTGTTGATTCAAGTGGGAAGCCGCGAGGTTTTACTGGATGACAGTCGCAAGCTTGCGGTGCGCGCCAAAGCCGATGATGTAAAGGTGACATTAGAAGAATGGCCGGGCATGTTTCATGTCTGGCACATGATGGCCGATTGGATCACAGATGGTCGGCGCGCCATTGGTGGCATCGGCACTTTTGTGCGTCGGCATATGGGTTAA
- a CDS encoding DUF1330 domain-containing protein, with protein MPAILIADIDVTDPDTYKTYREANPDIVNKFGGRYLALGGEVQVLEGDWHPRRTVVMEFPDMAAINAFYDSPEYIELRKIRWKSADSRLVALETLPEPRDRP; from the coding sequence ATGCCTGCCATTCTCATTGCTGATATTGATGTCACCGATCCTGACACCTATAAAACTTACCGCGAGGCCAATCCGGATATCGTCAACAAGTTCGGTGGACGCTATCTCGCGCTCGGCGGCGAAGTGCAGGTGCTGGAGGGCGATTGGCACCCCCGGCGCACGGTCGTGATGGAGTTTCCAGACATGGCTGCCATCAATGCCTTTTATGACTCGCCCGAATATATCGAGCTGCGCAAAATCCGCTGGAAAAGTGCGGACTCGCGTCTGGTGGCCCTTGAAACCCTGCCGGAACCGCGCGACCGGCCTTAA
- a CDS encoding pitrilysin family protein, protein MNALTRFSATLAAALISFTPAAFAIDVEEVKTRDGMTAYLAEDSSNPLIAFSFEFRGGSSIDPDDKLGLSNMVAGLLDEGAGDLDSFAFQSQLQDMAIRLSFSASSDSFSGSLTTIKANADKAFELLILALTQPRFDEEPVERIRRQIQVGLARQAESPQQIARDTLFKSLFPNHPYGRPADGTPETVQAITADDLKSYTAQRFAKDRLIIGVAGDISPRQLRKRLDEVFGHLPDSLPTDWRVPETELTFAGTVVVDKAVPQSTVYMAQPGLARTDPDWYAALIADYVLGGGSFASRLMDEVREKRGLAYGVNTSLVPYESAPMIMASVATRNDAVAESIAVIRDEWQKFKASGPTAEELDGAKKYLTGSWPLRFTSSDRIASILVAVQRDDLGKDFLDRRNDFIESVTLEDVRRVSAELYQPDQLSVIVVGQPEGLEGAVMLDAGAEAAAGG, encoded by the coding sequence ATGAACGCGCTCACTCGTTTCTCTGCAACACTTGCTGCTGCGCTGATCAGTTTCACACCGGCGGCGTTTGCCATCGATGTTGAAGAAGTCAAAACGCGCGATGGCATGACAGCCTATCTGGCAGAAGATTCCAGCAATCCTTTGATCGCCTTCAGCTTCGAGTTTCGCGGCGGTTCCAGCATCGACCCGGATGATAAACTTGGCTTGTCCAATATGGTTGCGGGTTTGCTGGATGAAGGGGCTGGGGATCTCGACTCCTTCGCGTTTCAGTCCCAACTGCAAGACATGGCAATCCGTTTGAGCTTCAGCGCCAGTAGTGATTCCTTCTCGGGTTCGCTGACCACGATCAAAGCCAATGCGGATAAAGCGTTTGAACTCCTTATCCTGGCGCTCACCCAGCCCCGGTTTGATGAAGAGCCGGTCGAACGTATTCGTCGGCAGATTCAGGTTGGTCTCGCGCGCCAGGCAGAGTCGCCACAGCAAATCGCCCGGGACACACTGTTTAAATCCCTATTCCCAAATCACCCCTATGGTCGTCCCGCTGATGGTACACCCGAGACGGTGCAGGCGATCACAGCGGACGATTTAAAGTCTTACACCGCGCAAAGGTTTGCCAAAGACCGTCTCATCATTGGTGTGGCGGGTGACATCTCGCCGCGCCAGTTACGCAAACGCTTGGACGAGGTGTTTGGTCATTTACCCGATAGCCTGCCTACCGACTGGCGGGTGCCAGAAACGGAGCTCACATTTGCAGGCACGGTTGTGGTTGATAAAGCTGTGCCCCAAAGCACCGTTTATATGGCGCAGCCTGGTCTCGCCCGCACTGACCCGGATTGGTATGCCGCCTTGATTGCCGATTACGTTCTTGGCGGCGGATCTTTCGCCTCCCGCCTCATGGATGAGGTGCGCGAGAAGCGCGGCTTGGCCTATGGCGTGAACACCAGCCTCGTGCCTTACGAGTCCGCCCCCATGATCATGGCCTCCGTCGCCACCCGCAATGACGCGGTGGCCGAGAGCATCGCGGTCATTCGCGATGAATGGCAGAAATTTAAGGCCAGCGGCCCCACGGCAGAAGAGCTGGATGGTGCGAAAAAGTATCTCACCGGTTCCTGGCCGCTGCGATTCACCTCTTCCGACCGCATTGCCAGCATCCTGGTGGCCGTACAGCGCGATGACCTTGGTAAGGATTTCCTGGATCGCCGTAATGACTTCATTGAAAGCGTCACGTTAGAGGATGTGCGCCGGGTATCGGCTGAGTTGTATCAGCCCGACCAGCTTTCGGTCATTGTGGTTGGGCAGCCTGAAGGTTTGGAAGGTGCGGTTATGTTAGATGCGGGTGCCGAGGCAGCAGCGGGCGGTTAA
- the pgi gene encoding glucose-6-phosphate isomerase, with protein MTVPDPKKTKAWAVLTQHNQAMENVLLRNLFDQDSKRFNKFSWSHAGLTVDLSKQRLSDETLPLLLDLAETMQVADRRNAMFAGQPVNTTENRAALHVALRDPTDRAYFVNGEDVALQIKYARGRMLAFVKQVISGARTGHTGQAFDRVVNIGIGGSDLGPRCAVTALSDHSTSPLKVDFVATVDGTALQDVLAYADPHRTLFLICSKSFSTLETMTNAQEARRWLVAALGETAVADHFIALTAANSAAGIFGIPETNVFPLWDWVGGRYSLWSAIGLSIALGCGPEVFERILAGAHAMDRHFETAPLAENIPVLMGLVSVWNQDFWTASALSVLPYDHRLRLVPAHFQQLLMESNGKGVRADGKPVSARTAPIVFGGSGAESQHSFMQQIHQSPKVVPVEFIVALDGQGDPHRDILVANAFAQSEALMRGLLEDEIPRDSAKSAVPYKVCPGNRPSTTILLESLIPETFGALIALYEHRTFVEGTLWGLNPFDQWGVEFGKALASKLMTSLETGHVAAGHDSSTAGLLSAYLAQRGQNRTLPS; from the coding sequence ATGACCGTACCTGATCCTAAAAAAACAAAGGCTTGGGCTGTGCTGACGCAGCATAACCAAGCCATGGAAAATGTGTTGCTGCGCAATCTGTTTGATCAGGATTCCAAGCGCTTCAATAAATTCTCCTGGTCTCACGCGGGGCTTACGGTTGATCTGTCGAAACAGCGCCTGTCCGATGAGACGTTGCCTCTGTTGCTCGATTTGGCAGAGACCATGCAAGTGGCTGATCGGCGGAATGCCATGTTTGCCGGCCAGCCGGTCAACACCACAGAGAACCGCGCGGCGCTGCATGTTGCACTGCGTGATCCCACCGACCGTGCGTATTTCGTCAACGGCGAGGATGTCGCGCTGCAAATCAAATACGCGCGTGGCCGGATGCTCGCCTTCGTGAAACAAGTGATCAGTGGCGCACGAACCGGACATACCGGTCAGGCTTTTGACCGGGTGGTCAACATCGGCATCGGCGGGTCAGACCTCGGGCCGCGGTGTGCCGTCACAGCCCTGTCTGATCATTCCACGTCGCCGCTCAAAGTTGATTTTGTTGCGACCGTGGATGGCACAGCCTTGCAGGATGTGCTGGCGTACGCGGACCCGCATCGTACCTTGTTTCTCATTTGCTCAAAAAGTTTTTCCACTTTGGAAACCATGACCAATGCGCAGGAAGCGCGGCGCTGGCTTGTTGCCGCCTTAGGCGAAACAGCAGTGGCTGATCATTTTATTGCGCTGACAGCAGCCAACAGCGCTGCCGGGATCTTTGGTATTCCTGAAACCAATGTTTTCCCTCTGTGGGATTGGGTCGGGGGACGGTATTCGTTGTGGTCAGCGATTGGCTTGTCGATTGCCCTGGGCTGCGGTCCCGAGGTCTTCGAGCGTATTCTGGCGGGCGCGCATGCGATGGACCGCCATTTCGAGACCGCACCTCTGGCCGAAAATATTCCCGTGCTGATGGGGTTGGTAAGCGTCTGGAATCAGGATTTTTGGACCGCCTCAGCGCTCTCTGTTTTGCCCTACGATCATCGCTTACGGTTGGTCCCGGCCCACTTTCAGCAGCTTCTCATGGAAAGTAACGGCAAGGGCGTTCGCGCCGATGGCAAACCCGTCTCTGCCCGCACCGCGCCGATTGTCTTTGGCGGGTCAGGGGCGGAGTCTCAGCACTCGTTCATGCAGCAGATTCACCAATCCCCAAAAGTTGTGCCGGTTGAGTTTATTGTCGCGTTAGACGGGCAGGGCGATCCCCATCGTGATATTTTAGTCGCCAATGCTTTCGCTCAATCTGAAGCCCTCATGCGGGGGCTTCTGGAGGATGAAATCCCTCGGGATTCTGCCAAAAGTGCCGTTCCCTACAAGGTGTGTCCAGGCAATCGCCCCAGCACCACCATCCTGCTTGAGTCTCTAATCCCCGAAACCTTTGGTGCTCTGATCGCGTTATATGAGCATAGGACATTCGTGGAAGGGACGTTATGGGGACTCAACCCTTTCGACCAGTGGGGAGTGGAATTCGGCAAGGCTCTGGCCTCGAAGCTGATGACCAGCCTGGAAACCGGCCATGTCGCCGCTGGGCACGACTCATCGACAGCGGGACTGCTAAGCGCATATCTCGCTCAGAGGGGGCAGAACCGGACTCTTCCGTCATGA
- a CDS encoding DNA-3-methyladenine glycosylase I, giving the protein MKLAEGLFTGAHGKLKDKPKCFWCAGHEDYEIYHDQEWGRPVDDDIRLFEKLCLEGFQAGLSWLTILRKRENFRTAFKGFDFKTVAHFGDKDVERLLQDAGIVRHRGKIEASINNAQRALELVDEAGSIAAFVWRYEPGSKTRPKKLTKKNLVKITQTPESTALSKDLKKRGWRFVGPTTMYAFMQSMGMVNDHIEGCVLREVVEKERAKFKRPCS; this is encoded by the coding sequence GTGAAACTAGCGGAGGGTTTGTTCACCGGCGCGCATGGCAAGCTCAAAGACAAACCCAAATGTTTCTGGTGCGCCGGGCATGAGGATTACGAGATTTATCACGACCAGGAATGGGGCCGCCCGGTCGATGACGATATCCGCCTGTTTGAAAAGCTGTGCCTGGAGGGGTTTCAGGCCGGTCTGTCGTGGCTGACCATCCTGCGCAAGCGCGAGAATTTCCGTACAGCCTTCAAGGGGTTTGATTTTAAAACGGTCGCCCACTTTGGCGACAAAGATGTCGAGCGTCTGTTGCAAGACGCGGGCATTGTGCGCCACCGTGGCAAAATCGAGGCCAGCATCAACAATGCACAGCGGGCGTTAGAACTGGTGGACGAAGCGGGCTCCATCGCCGCTTTCGTCTGGCGTTATGAACCGGGCTCCAAAACCCGGCCTAAAAAACTCACCAAGAAGAACCTGGTCAAGATCACCCAAACGCCGGAAAGCACGGCCCTGAGCAAAGACCTCAAAAAGCGCGGCTGGCGCTTTGTTGGCCCCACCACCATGTATGCGTTCATGCAGTCCATGGGCATGGTCAACGATCACATCGAAGGCTGCGTCCTGCGGGAGGTTGTTGAAAAAGAACGTGCTAAGTTTAAGCGGCCTTGTTCATAA
- the mutL gene encoding DNA mismatch repair endonuclease MutL, producing MTVRVLPPNLVNQIAAGEVVERPASVVKELVENALDAGATHIDVTMNDGGRSLIVVTDDGRGMDERELGLAIERHATSKLPDDDLTEIGFFGFRGEALPSIGAVARLTVTSRPRNASSAWYIRVEGGRREGPVPTPHPQGTRVEVRDLFYATPARLKFLKAARTELNHAVDTLDRLAMANPHVAFRLTADGRSRLSLDAESGDLFEARLARLGAIMGKDFVPNAVKVEAEREGMRLTGYAGVPTYNRGNAMAQYMFVNGRPVRDRVLQGAVRGAYQDFLASNRHPYLALFLDCSAKLVDVNVHPAKAEVRFQDAGRVRGLIVGALKHALADAGHHASTTVSQQALGAMRPEGRGQPYRPSASLFTAARAGYAPLLPAAGQAGFAEGQPAYAYDDAPSASTFDPADESSAESPAQDYPLGVARAQVHETYIVAQTADGLVIVDQHAAHERLVYERMKAMLADTGIARQLLLLPEVVDLDEASAQRLIDRAEELAELGLVLESFGDGSVVVREVPALLGETNVQGLIKDLADELADMGQALALQDKLADVCGTMACHGSIRAGRRLGGPEMNALLREMERTPHAGQCNHGRPTYVTLKLTDIEKLFGRR from the coding sequence GTGACTGTCCGGGTGCTGCCACCTAATCTGGTCAATCAAATCGCCGCCGGTGAAGTGGTCGAGCGCCCTGCCTCGGTGGTCAAAGAACTGGTCGAGAACGCGCTTGATGCCGGTGCGACGCACATCGACGTCACCATGAACGATGGCGGACGCTCGCTGATTGTTGTTACGGATGATGGCCGGGGCATGGATGAGCGCGAGTTGGGTCTGGCCATTGAACGCCACGCCACATCTAAGCTGCCCGATGATGACCTGACAGAAATTGGCTTCTTTGGGTTTCGCGGCGAAGCGCTGCCGTCCATCGGCGCGGTTGCCCGCCTGACCGTGACCAGCCGTCCACGCAACGCGAGCAGTGCCTGGTATATCCGGGTTGAAGGCGGACGGCGCGAAGGCCCCGTGCCAACACCCCATCCACAAGGCACGCGCGTTGAGGTGCGTGATCTGTTTTATGCCACACCCGCGCGCCTCAAGTTTCTCAAAGCCGCGCGGACCGAACTCAATCATGCGGTCGACACCCTCGATCGCTTGGCCATGGCCAATCCTCATGTGGCATTCAGGCTCACGGCTGATGGCCGCAGTCGTCTGTCGTTGGACGCTGAATCCGGTGATTTGTTTGAGGCACGGTTGGCGCGGCTTGGCGCCATCATGGGGAAAGATTTTGTGCCCAACGCCGTCAAAGTTGAGGCCGAGCGCGAAGGTATGCGGCTTACAGGGTACGCTGGCGTGCCCACCTACAACCGTGGCAACGCCATGGCCCAGTATATGTTTGTCAACGGACGCCCGGTGCGCGACCGGGTGCTGCAGGGCGCGGTGCGCGGGGCCTATCAGGATTTTCTGGCCTCCAACCGCCATCCGTATCTGGCGTTGTTTTTGGATTGCTCCGCCAAGCTGGTGGATGTCAATGTGCATCCGGCCAAAGCCGAGGTGCGCTTCCAGGATGCCGGACGGGTGCGTGGCTTGATTGTCGGCGCGTTGAAACATGCGCTGGCCGATGCCGGGCATCACGCCTCCACCACGGTCAGCCAGCAGGCTTTGGGGGCGATGCGTCCTGAAGGCCGTGGCCAGCCCTATCGCCCCAGCGCTTCTTTGTTCACCGCCGCTCGTGCTGGCTACGCGCCATTGCTGCCAGCAGCGGGACAGGCTGGTTTTGCAGAAGGCCAACCCGCCTATGCTTATGATGACGCGCCAAGCGCATCGACCTTTGACCCGGCTGACGAGTCCAGTGCCGAATCTCCCGCCCAGGATTACCCGCTTGGCGTCGCGCGGGCCCAGGTGCACGAAACTTATATCGTGGCGCAAACCGCCGATGGTCTGGTCATCGTCGATCAGCATGCTGCCCATGAAAGGCTTGTGTACGAGCGTATGAAAGCCATGCTCGCCGATACCGGCATTGCGCGCCAATTGCTGTTGCTGCCGGAAGTGGTTGATCTCGATGAAGCCTCCGCCCAGCGCCTGATCGACCGGGCTGAGGAACTGGCCGAGCTTGGCCTGGTGCTCGAATCCTTCGGTGATGGCTCGGTGGTGGTGCGCGAAGTGCCAGCGCTGCTGGGCGAAACCAATGTTCAAGGACTGATCAAAGATCTGGCCGACGAATTGGCCGATATGGGCCAAGCCCTGGCCTTGCAAGACAAACTGGCCGATGTCTGCGGCACCATGGCCTGCCATGGCTCAATCCGGGCCGGTCGCCGCCTTGGCGGTCCCGAAATGAACGCCCTGCTGCGCGAAATGGAGCGCACGCCTCACGCCGGGCAGTGCAACCATGGACGTCCGACCTATGTCACGCTTAAACTCACCGATATTGAAAAGCTGTTTGGCCGCCGTTAA